The Triticum aestivum cultivar Chinese Spring chromosome 3A, IWGSC CS RefSeq v2.1, whole genome shotgun sequence genome includes a region encoding these proteins:
- the LOC123063284 gene encoding protein SRG1 — MASAAVCSPKQQQRQEEEKDGGVVKIGRVDDVQELQRACVDDVPERYVRDGDDRPGGANVCAHAEIPVIDAGELRRGGGDVDELEKLRRACQEWGFFQVVNHGIDGELLDEMERLSREFFMLPLEEKERYPMAPGGIQGYGHAFVFSEDQKLDWCNMLALGVSPAFIRQPKLWPTTPADFTDTLERYSAEVRALCHRLLEHIAETLGLAPGTFAGMFGDAVQAVRMNFYPPCPRPDLVLGLSSHSDGSAVTVLQQDAARAGLQVLRHGAWVPVHPVPHALVVNLGDSLEVLTNGRYKSVEHRAVTNGEQDRLSIVTFYAPAYDVELGPLPELVADGEACRYRRFKHGEYSRHYVTSKLEGKKTLDFAKIN, encoded by the exons ATGGCTTCTGCGGCCGTCTGCTCCCctaagcagcagcagcggcaggaggaggagaaggacggTGGGGTTGTTAAGATCGGCCGGGTTGACGACGTGCAGGAGCTCCAGAGGGCGTGCGTGGACGACGTGCCGGAGCGGTACGTCCGGGACGGGGATGACCGGCCGGGCGGTGCCAACGTGTGCGCGCACGCGGAGATCCCCGTgatcgacgccggcgagctccggcgcggcggcggcgatgtggacgAGCTGGAGAAGCTCAGGAGAGCCTGCCAGGAGTGGGGCTTCTTCCAG GTGGTGAACCATGGCATCGACGGCGAGCTGCTGGACGAGATGGAGAGGTTGTCGAGGGAGTTCTTCATGCTGCCGCTGGAGGAGAAGGAGCGGTACCCCATGGCGCCGGGCGGCATCCAGGGCTACGGCCACGCCTTCGTCTTCTCCGAGGACCAGAAGCTCGACTGGTGCAACATGCTGGCGCTCGGGGTGTCCCCGGCGTTCATCCGGCAACCCAAGCTCTGGCCGACCACGCcggccgacttcaccgacaccctCGAGAGGTACTCCGCCGAGGTCAGGGCGCTCTGCCATCGTCTCCTCGAGCACATCGCCGAGACGCTGGGCCTGGCGCCCGGCACGTTCGCGGGCATGTTCGGCGACGCGGTGCAGGCGGTGCGGATGAACTTCTACCCGCCGTGCCCGCGGCCGGACCTGGTGCTGGGGCTGAGCTCGCACTCCGACGGGAGCGCGGTCACCGTGCTCCAGCAGGACGCCGCCCGCGCGGGGCTGCAGGTGCTCCGGCACGGCGCCTGGGTGCCCGTCCACCCCGTCCCGCACGCCCTCGTCGTCAACCTCGGCGACTCGCTCGAGGTGCTCACGAACGGCAGGTACAAGAGCGTGGAGCACCGGGCGGTGACCAACGGCGAGCAGGACCGGCTGTCCATCGTCACGTTCTACGCGCCGGCCTACGACGTCGAGCTCGGCCCGCtgccggagctcgtcgccgacgggGAGGCCTGCCGGTACCGGAGGTTCAAGCACGGCGAGTACAGCCGGCACTACGTCACCAGCAAGCTCGAGGGCAAGAAGACGCTGGACTTCGCCAAGATCAACTAG